One part of the Megachile rotundata isolate GNS110a chromosome 16, iyMegRotu1, whole genome shotgun sequence genome encodes these proteins:
- the LOC100878128 gene encoding very long chain fatty acid elongase 6, producing the protein MNKVDYMEVTLPNYSYVFNFEETFSPAETQLWMRKNWTNGFYYCGIYMILIFGGQHYMSNRPKFELRGLLTIWNTMLAMFSIIGFTRTAPELIYVLRNYGFQYSICVPSYIKADCVSGFWTWMFVLSKLPELGDTIFIVLRKQRLIFLHWYHHITVLLYAWFSYTEYASTARWYVVMNYFVHSIMYSYYALKAMRYRPPKNIAMLITTLQLMQMVLGCIINIRAFQILQNGKYDCHISRINLMLGLLIYFSYFILFAKFFQNSYLNRRHGTKVEKKSYVNGTEYDKLKAN; encoded by the exons ATGAATAAAGTGGATTACATGGAGGTCACTTTACCAAATTATTCATACGTCTTCAATTTTGAAGAGACTTTCAGTCCTGCAGAGACTCAATTATGGATGAGAAAGAATTGGACGAATGGTTTCTATTATTGCGGCATttacatgattttgattttTGGTGGACAACATTACATGTCAAACAGACCAAAATTTGAGCTAAGAGGTTTACTTACTATATGGAATACGATGCTTGCTATGTTCTCCATTATTGGATTCACTAGAACAGCACCAGAGTTAATCTATGTGCTAAGAAATTATGGATTCCAATATAGTATTTGTGTGCCCAG CTACATCAAAGCTGACTGCGTGTCCGGATTTTGGACGTGGATGTTCGTCCTGTcgaagcttccagaacttggtGATACAATCTTTATTGTGCTACGAAAACAACGcttgatatttttacattgGTACCATCATATAACAGTTCTTCTGTATGCATGGTTCTCGTATACAGAATACGCGTCAACTGCCAGGTGGTACGTTGTAATGAACTACTTTGTTCACTCTATAATGTACTCGTACTATGCTCTTAAAGCGATGCGCTACAGACCACCAAAGAATATTGCCATGTTGATTACTACGCTTCAACTCATGCAAATGGTATTAGGTTGCATTATAAATATTAGAGCTTTCCAGATATTGCAAAATGGCAAGTACGATTGTCACATTTCACGTATCAATCTGATGCTTGGCCTGCTTATATACTTCAGCTATTTTATCCTCTTTGCTAAATTTTTCCAAAACTCTTATCTAAATAGAAGGCATGGTACCAAAGTGGAGAAAAAGAGTTATGTTAATGGAACAGAGTATGATAAGCTCAAGGCTAACTAA